Proteins from one Microtus pennsylvanicus isolate mMicPen1 chromosome 7, mMicPen1.hap1, whole genome shotgun sequence genomic window:
- the LOC142853901 gene encoding 3 beta-hydroxysteroid dehydrogenase/Delta 5-->4-isomerase type 2-like, translating into MPGWSCLVTGAGGFLGQRVVHLLVQEKDLEEVRVLDKVFRPETKEEFFNLQTKTKVTVLEGDILDAQYLRRACQGISVVIHTAAIIDVMGDISRETVMDVNLKGTQNLLEACVQASVPAFVYTSSVEVAGPSSYKEIIMNGNEEEQRENTSSHPYPYSKKMGEKAVLAANGRTLKDGGTLHTCALRPMYIYGEGSRFLSDIIINALKNNAILSSTGKFSKANPVYVSNGAWAHVLAARGLRDPKKSPNIQGQFYYISDDTPHQSYDDLNYNLSKKWGLCPDSSWSPPLPLLYWLAFLLEVVSFLLRPIYNYQPPFNRHLITVSNTVFTFSYKKAQRDLGYEPLVSWEEAREKTSEWIGSLVEQHKGTLNTKTQ; encoded by the exons ATGCCCGGGTGGAGCTGCCTGGTGACAGGGGCAGGAGGGTTTTTGGGCCAGAGGGTCGTCCACTTGCTGGTGCAGGAGAAGGATCTGGAAGAGGTCAGAGTCCTGGACAAGGTCTTCAGGCCGGAAACCAAGGAGGAATTTTTCA ACCTACAGACAAAGACCAAGGTGACCGTGCTGGAAGGAGACATCCTGGATGCCCAGTACTTGAGGAGAGCCTGCCAAGGCATCTCTGTTGTCATTCACACTGCGGCCATCATTGATGTCATGGGTGACATTTCCAGAGAGACCGTCATGGATGTTAATCTGAAAG GTACCCAGAACCTGTTGGAGGCCTGTGTCCAGGCAAGTGTGCCAGCCTTCGTCTACACCAGTTCAGTTGAGGTTGCAGGGCCCAGCTCCTACAAGGAGATTATCATGAACGGCAATGAAGAGGAACAACGTGAAAACACAAGCTCTCATCCATACCCATACAGCAAGAAGATGGGTGAGAAGGCAGTGCTGGCAGCCAATGGGCGCACCCTGAAAGATGGCGGCACTTTGCATACTTGTGCCTTAAGGCCTATGTACATCTATGGGGAGGGAAGCCGATTCCTTTCTGATATAATAATTAATGCCCTCAAGAATAATGCTATTCTGAGCTCTACTGGCAAATTCTCCAAAGCCAACCCAGTGTATGTGAGCAATGGGGCCTGGGCACACGTTCTGGCTGCCAGGGGCCTACGAGACCCCAAGAAGTCACCAAACATCCAAGGACAGTTCTACTATATTTCAGATGACACTCCTCACCAAAGCTATGATGATTTAAATTACAACCTGAGCAAGAAATGGGGCTTATGCCCTGATTCCAGTTGGAGCCCTCCCCTGCCCCTGCTGTACTGGCTTGCCTTCCTGTTGGAAGTGGTGAGCTTCCTGCTGCGTCCAATCTACAACTACCAGCCTCCCTTCAATCGCCACTTGATCACAGTGTCAAATACTGTGTTCACCTTCTCCTACAAGAAAGCTCAGCGAGATCTGGGCTATGAGCCTCTTGTCAGCTGGGAGGAAGCCAGGGAGAAAACTTCAGAGTGGATCGGGTCACTAGTGGAGCAGCACAAGGGGACACTGAACACAAAGACTCAGTGA